The region TCTTTTCAGTGAACTTGGTCTGGATATTAATCACTTTTCTAAGAACAAGTTGTTAGAACAGAAGTGCAATGACTTGGAATAATGAGCTTGCTCCGGACGTAGGCATGTTAATTACGCTGTCACCCAAATATATTCAGGTCACCCAAATATATTTCCCACAAAACAGCGAGCCACTAGGTGAGTGGTGTCAAtccattttgtgatttaatgGCAACTTTGTCCAAGAACTAATTTACAAGAGCTTGTTTGAATTGGCATTGTTGATAAGGTCGCAAGCTACAGTTGCTATAGACTACTCAGGTACTTTTGGTAAACATGATTTACTGTGGTCCAGTATAGCAGCAAACCATCATTGATGTACACAGCTGTTCAAAACCTTTCAGCCTGAAAAACTAGTCAGAACAATATGCAATTTTGTAGGCCTAAaaattattagcattatttcAGTCAGTGGTTACACAGAGTGGCTACCATAAATGCAACAAAAGTTGGGGCAATTTGTTGTaatgataaaacaaataacTATTTTAATGCCACCACAGTTTGAAATGGCTACATTATTGCCTGCCCAAAACAAGTTTGCAGAACATTTGTTGAAAATGGATTGCACATCCCATGGCATTGTAGAATTCATGGACATCCCCTCTTTAATTTACCTGTGCAAGTCTATTGGAAGGTGATATATCAGTatgaacaaacacataaatagtGCACCATATTTCCTATTCTCAGAAATAAGAACTTGTCTGTTTGCCAGCCCTTGAACTGCAGAATGCACTCATTTTCCAAatgagaggattgtgggaataCCAAATGTTCCTCTGCTCCCTTGAAACAGATGTTTATTGCCCTCTAGTGTTCAGTATAAGAAAGTGGTCTGCGCAATTGCCCTCCTATGCAGTgatgaaacacaaataaaacaaaactgatggGTGTTGAGCAGCAGATGAACCTAGCATTACActatatttgaaataaaaaatatacatatatacataatcaggtgtaaaaaaaataaatttaagagCCTGTTTCTTTGCTcttcatttattgtattttaacaCTCACTTGGGCATTTTGTTCTAGTTTGAGTAACATTGTCTGCACTTCTTGCACTTACATCTCTTCAAACTATATTTTCCCCCTCTAGGAAATTACTACACATCAGGCCCTGACCactgcatttttgtttgcattcgTAATTCACTTTGGATAATGTCTGCCAAACGATTGCAGTCGCAGTCTTTCCCAGAGCTGCAAGCTGGTTTCCGTTTCAAACCAATCTTAATTTTCAAAAAGCTGCATTCACCACCTCAGGATCACTCCTGAGACCCATGTGCAGTCTGCAGATGCTGCTTGTGACCTTAGCCAAGTTGTATCAAATGAATGGCCAGGCCAAGAGCAGAACTCGTCATAAAACCCAGAAAAGGATAGGCCATCAAGTACCCTTGGTCTATCCCTACAACTACTGAGCCCGTTACAGTAATAAACTAAACTCCTCAAAAcaagtttggaaatttgtgtttggtcgatcaTATCTGTCGTTAGTGTTATTAGGCATTCCATTAGGCATCCTCAACCCAACTGAACACTTGTGGGATCAGCTCGGGCGTGCTGTACGTGCTAGAGTGACCAACGCAACCACGTTGGCCGACCTGCGACGAATCCTGGTTGAGAAATGGAATGCCATCCCAAGCGTGACCAGGTTGGTGACCAGCCTGAGGTGGTGCCAGGCTGTAGTGGCTGCGTATGGTTCTTCCACCCGCTACTGACTGcttgttcaatgaataaagcCCAAAATTACCAATGTCCGgtttgttccttgttactgAGAGTTCAATCATCTAACCCcacaaacaactcaaaacagTCAGGAAACTCTACCAACAGAAGAATACACTGGTTGACATTGGCATGGAAATTTACCACATACCCACCTACATAATCAGCTATGCTGCTCATCCCGcaaatgcatgatccttacaaatgggacatcattgtaaggggaaatgaacaggctttccaatgatataacACATGCTGATAAGTGACAACAGATgagaccaaacacaaatttccaaactttttagACAGACAATACAGCCTATGGAAGGCAATTTTACTCCATCCCTTCCCACCCACCCTCAATACTGCTTCTGAGTACCTATACAAATACACTTCCACACTGGAAgtgtattcatttaatattaAGATTTGCTTAAAGGCAATCTGATTTGAGATGCATGCACATATGGCCTGGCAAGAGAAACCAAGCACTGCGTGTTACTGACTCAGTGGTCCAACAACAAGGACTACAAATAGATTCCAAAATCATGTGAGATTAATGAGAATCCTATTAAAATCTACATTACTTGCTTTGCTGCAGTAATTCTAATCTATTTGGAAGTAACCACTCACCACCTTCAGTAAATTTAAGCACTGAAGCTTTGgacaaaaaggtttttatttagGTTGATACATGTGCGATCATCATTACTCGAGAAGAACTCACAGCAAGGAGATTACCAAACACTTGAATGAGCGCTACAACTCAGGAGTATAACTAGCAACAATCAGAGTAATGCACCTCTGTGGCAACTGCCACATACTGGTAATGGACTGTACCAATTTAATGCGCACATTACAAATAATGAATTACAGCAAATACTAAAAGCTACTCCATCGTATTCTGGTTGTCactgtttgtttcattataccatcTTCGTTCCCAATCATCCATACAGAGGAGTGTCCCTGGGGCcctggagagaaggggggggggggggagaaaagacaTTGAAGAAACTTCCCAAAATGCCTGAGCTAGCAGTCAGTGCACACGTGTAGATCAGAGGGGTACCACTCAGTCACATAACATCAGACTGGGGCGGTAATCACATCTCATCACCTTCACACCAGAACAGAATTCCCAAAATTTCCCCCAGATACCAATAATCCAAACTGCACAAATCTTTTCACCAAGCAGTATTAAGCTTTTACTTGACGTTCAGAGGCATGACTAAACATTTCATGTAGGCCAATACAGCAGTTGTATTTACACATTagtctgtttaaaaatattttaattaaagcacTGCATATTTCTTGATAGATTACAtgctaaaaaatacatttacaatgaCTGACCACATTACTTAATTccacaaaatgcatttacaatagCAGCTTGATAGCTCTTACCATCAAGTCATTTCCCCTCCTACAAGGCCAACACTGGATGTCAGACAATGAATGTCGACTGGCCAGTACCCTTCAGTACACCCAAGGATATCTAGGGAAATGGAAAGCCATAAGTAAAACAGCACACAAGTCTGCACTATTACAGGGTCAGATTAGAGGTTCAGATTTTCAATTAACATCACCAAATTCAGGCATATGCttgtcttttgaaaattcatCATTTATCCTCAGAGCAGACTGCCGTTAAACGACAAGCCTTTGCTGGAGTTCTTACCCGGAATTTGAAAGCAAGGTTTCCAGTCAATCCAATGTTAGCTGCGATTCAACCATTTTGCTCAATGGTTCAACCCAGCTTCCACAGCATTCTGAGGATCATTCCACACTGCACATGTACTCCTGCAGATTAAAAAGACACTTGTTAATTCAGTAGTAAAGTCAAATTCAGCATATCACTGCCACCCAGGTTAGTGATATGACCAGTCAGTCATAGGGAATCAGACTGGGGTGGTAATGGGCATCTTCATGCCATAAAAAGCAGGGCCTCATTTCAAGCTAAGCCAACAATCTTTACTGCATATCTCATCGGCACAACTCCATTCCCTGCAGGCCGGCATGTGCTGGCTTTGCACAACTTATTCAAAATGATTCACTCCTATTGACTACAGTAAAACATTCACCAAGTAAAAGTTTGTCCATTAGAACTTGATCTGgatcttcccccccccccccctctagaAATGTAGATTCTCACCATTGCTACACCACCATTTTCAGTCCAGACAACGGTTCCTGTGAATAGGATTACAGTCAGACAGTGAACGTCACCATGCCACAATTCTACTAGCTACGGCACTCTGCAACCgtcagaataaaataaactcaTCAAGTGTTCAGACGAACAAGATTCCAATAGATAGATCATCATGTGCAGAGGACTAATGCCACAGGGAGCAGTCTGGTATACCCAAGGCTCTTCCAGCCATATCTGCACAAGGGTCCACACCTCTGGTCCTGAAAAGGCATAGGGTCTGCCATTTTTCAGAGCCAGTGTTGTAGAGCCGTGGTACTTTCTGGCAGTTTAAGATCTTGGCTTACCATGAACGTGACTGCCTCCCGATCGCTCGGACACCTGTGAAGAACGGCATGAGTCAGCACAGCTTGACATCGGGTAATTACCCAGAGCACGATCTGGAGTTGTGTACAGTCGCTCAGTTGTTCATCTCTTTTCACATTGGTTCAAAGTGAGCTAGATATTTTAATCATTGGGACTGTACGAATAATGACAGGCTATGGATGACAGAAGTAGTGGGTGGTTGTTAATCTTACCTCTGAGCCACATGGTCTTCAACACACCCCTGCAATTCATTTAGGGTGTGCAGGAGTAAGTCTGAAAAATAACAGGGACCATTAATGTTAGTGTATTCAGGCTGCAGgtacctttatttaaataaaaaaaataataaaaagccaaaaaatgtaattttacaaaGTACACGTGTAGATCAGAGGGGTACCACTCAGTCACCTGAAATCAGACTGGGGCGGTAATCGCATCTCATCACCTCTAGACACTGAACAGaattgtaaaatgcaaaaaaaaaaaaaaaaaaaatctatttgatgCAGTACTAGTGTCTCTGAAAAGTTCTGTAAGCATACATTCTGAAGGTACACTAGATGGGAACTTTTGATTTAGGAGTACCTTTCACAGCAGAATACCAATTCAAATTCATACTGGGAGGCTAGAGGAGCATAAGGAAGATTTCCCTGCACCTAATGCCTAAAGCACATCTTTAAAACCCACGGTTGTTGAAACAAAAAGTTTAGCAGGATTCAATCTTGGGTGTACTTACTTGCGTTGCCCTTTCCAATCAGCATGGTCACCTGCCTGAATGGAAAAGAGAAATAATATAACGCATGGCGGTATGGGTGGACTAGCTTGGGAGAGCACAAATGTTCAACTACTTGTATACGGTcctttaaaattagttttattgcGATGAACGGCAGTTTCTCGTCAGAGAAAATAGTTTGCAATCACAGAAATTCAGTACAGGTCTGTGAAAGTTATCATCACTGAGAAACGTTCATTAACACCCCGTGGACGCTGCATGACCATGCGCTGGCTATTCCGCTCAACTTAATTATCACCTTCATATTGAgcactcaaaacaaaaatactgacAAAATATAACCTATCAAAAGTATTAAGATGGTTTTAGCAAGAAAGGGGACAACGGGAAAAGGTAATATCACTGGATGGGTATAGATTGAGAACTTTCATGCACGCACGAGTAATATGTAGCTGCTACCAAGTAGTACGTTATATTTTCCCACGCGTCGCTATTAAACGAATGTTAGCAATAATAACATGAATTATACAAGGAAGAGGAAAATGAAGGTTTATCACATAACATGTACAATCAAATGTAggtgggggagaaaaacaagagTATTGGCGCATGTTAACACACACTTACCTAACGCAGAGTTCGGCACAAAATGAATGACTAGCTCAAGAAAATCGCTTTTATTTGCTTGCGCTACTTACCCCGGAAGTGTTCTCTTTGAAAGGGACAAGGAGGCTGGACCTGCTTGGGCTGGGCCAATCAGAGGAAGAGCCAGTGCGAGAGCGCCAACAAGGTAGATTTTCTGACCGGTGTCTgcaaaaacgaaacaaaaattATGAAGAGGAATTTCATTTTGAACGGAAATCAGATTTTTACCCCAACCTTGTCACACGTTTTCTTATTCTTACTTTCAGATTAAACTTTcaggattattttttaaataatttgttagTAATGGCAAGGTCGTCAAGAACATACTCTACTGAAATTGGAGGTGTGCCAGTAgtctttatttaattacattttttacacgACACTAGCTCCGCTCTGCACTGCGCTTCTGTCTACATACTGTATTGATGTGTTAATGAGCATCGATCAAAATCAGACTGTAGATCAAAACACAAGTGGGTTGTATCTACTGAACTTGTATACGATCCACCTTTCAACCGCAAAGTGCTGCATTTTAATTCTCTGCATTATTtgcgaaaataaaaaagtgaaacaggaaaggctATCCAACGATAATTGGCTTTATTGCTAGCAATGAAGATGGATATTACCcgattattctttttttcttaaagtaTGTATAATTATGAATACATGTTAtaatatgtgttttaaaatttttgtttaaaagctATACAATGTATCTGCTCATGTACGTGTAGGCTCCGGAAACAACTGTACGAAcggctttggagttacttgaactgtattttcctgctttaaaccacaaacaccCGAATTCTCTGATACCTTTGTAAAGCTCAGAACCTCTTTCTAAAATACCCTTCATTACACACAAAATCTGAAATATAATCCAAAAGAACACTTAAATTTCCCTCAAGTATGATGACCCTCTGCTTTAATTCACACTCACCCCATTCTCACAGAATACATGCTGATTTTCTCTTAATGTGACAAAAGATGTCACAATTGATTATAAGAATGCAGGAATTTTAGGGGATCCTATTCAAGACAGTAAGCCAGTTAGAAGTTAAACAagtttccttttatttgtaacatacaaataaaacaccTACAAGGCAGACATATTTCTGGTTCCCttcatttttacatgaaatCTAATAAGCACATGACTGTAAGAATCTTAAACATTTCTCACTGTAAATGTTTCGTTTTTGCAGTCAATTGTTCACGTACAAAGGCAAATCagataagaaatattttttttctatactGTACACACCAAAAACTGAGTAGGcagtaagaaaaagaaaaaaaggggaaacaaGGGACAAAGGTTCACAAAATAAGAAATAGTTTGCatgattataaaaatataaaatgaaaaaaaatgtaacaggcCCTTTTCTAAACTTAGTATAGTATAGTCCTCTCTCTCATGATACCCTATCTCCTACCTTCACTGAATCGCCCCTTTCCCTTACTTACGAACCCCCAAACTCTGCTTTCCACAACACCCCCTTTCCAAACCaacctttttaaaacatacatcaTGCATTTTCATAACCTGAGAGATGAATCCTGCGTTGCTGAGATTTTAAGTTGCAAAgaattccaaacaaaaaatacaaaagatatCACACCCAACATTCATTATTCCACATACTTATCAGGCAATTGACTTCACATCTGTCTTTTTGCTGGCTAGTTATTCTGAAAGAACAGTAAAAAATAGGCACAGGAATAAGCTTTAATTCCTGACATAAGTTCTGGCTGTAGTTTTCTATAAGCAATAAAAAAGTTTGTTgtgaaaaatgttctgaaaatccaATGGGCTTCTTCTTACCATAGTAAGAGAACATTGCCTCTCTTTAAATCAAATGCCAATCCTCTGTCTCCTGTTGTAATGCATAAAACTGGCAACTACagcacatttaaaagaaaatgggaATAAAATTTCCACATTTAATAGGATCAATGGTCATTCTTTGGGGAGTGTAAAATTTGTACATGTATTACAGGGGGTGTAAGAGGTTTCTATGGGAACACATTTATTATAGACATTGGGAGAGtttataaaggaaaaaaaaggttgtggtTTGGTCTGAGGCGGGGTTGTTTCTATTTGGGAAATAAggcaccccctgccccctcactCAATGGCAGCACCCCCCGCAGTGCCCTCCAGTGTGCCCATGACCTGCGGCCTCCCCGAATTTTGTCCGCCGACTCAAAATCTCGTAAGTGCAGTCGTCCCCACAGCAGCCGGACATACTGGGTGAGGTGTCATCAATCTCGAACCTGAGGTAGAGAGATGGGGTGGGGAAGCCATATTTAATCACCTTATTGATTTGCACACAAGGTCATCCATAAGAGCCAGATGGGAAGAGACTCAGAGAATGTaatgaagaaagagaagagaaagggccagtgatgtaaaatgaaatttaaaaaaggaagagatGTGGTGAACTGTGCTAAGACTCACTGTAAGGCTTCTCTGAAGAACTGGTATGCACCGAGGTTGTGTTTGAAGACCGTCAGCGTCACCTTCCTCATCTGTGTGCTGGAGGGAGACACAACGGAGAACGGCTCAGTCCCTCTGAGAATCTGCATGTCACCGTGTGAACTGTGTTCCATTTGCTGGTAtaggcatttacattgcattactttaCAATCACTTTATGTCGTTCTTATCCAGTTGAGTTGGGTCGCTGATGATGGGAGTCCCTTCAGCTGGAGGCCATACCTGTTGGCGATCAGCTGCAGTATCTGGATTAGGAACTTTCCAAGGCCTTTCCTCCGCACTCGGCTCTCCAACTGAACCTCATAACTGAAACACAGAGTTGCAGCTCAACCACACGATCAAGGCTCACGGCAGAATTTACATACTACTGCTCTACACCTCCATTATGTCACCTCATTGGTTCAGCATTCTTTGTCTCTGATAGCTCAAGCGTTCTCAAGTGTTTGAGCTACCAAAGGATAAAGGATAGCTACCGACTGTTTAATATAATGTTCAGAACACATTAACATCTAACGTGCGCCAGACTACTTTTGCTCAGCTGCTATTGCACTCACCAGTAGAGCACTTCTTCCCCACACTCAACGTCAAATCGAAAGTGAGAGAAGGCGATGGGGGCAGAGTCAGGGTCTCGAGCAAGGAGGTACCAAGCTCTCTCATGTTTCATctcttccctcttctccctttctttccacCCCCACTCACTCTGTTCATAACTAAGGAGAACGGGCACAGAGGTTggataaacagacaaaaaccaaatgtacaaatgtaccATTCCAGAGCAAATGTATCCAAATGTACCATTCCAGAGCATTCAAACAGACAGGCAAATAAAGTTAAAagtcttatttattttgatcaGAAATTCACTTGTTTGCTTTCACacttctctgtctttctctaaCAACTCTCAGGCATTTCCTTCCCCTCTTtgcccccactccctctcattTCTTACAGAGATTGCATGTTGGCTCTGGTCAGTTCATAGGCCCACTCCACTGTACCGGCATCCAAAGACGAGACACGCCTGCATTCTATATGAAGGTTTAACCTGAAACAGACGAGAGCAAGTGCATAAAGATCAACCCTTTTTGGGTCTTCTCCTCCAAACGTGAAAAAGGTTTCAGGGCGATCTCTGTCTTTACACACTTTCGCCAAATTTGTGCATGTTAAccttgttattctaaaatgtgttcgggACATTTCTGGGCGTGACACTCATGCGCTGTTTTCTGTGCAAGAAGAGGTggatgtggctacagagccagTGGTTGAGGATCA is a window of Anguilla rostrata isolate EN2019 chromosome 9, ASM1855537v3, whole genome shotgun sequence DNA encoding:
- the LOC135263477 gene encoding N-alpha-acetyltransferase 40-like, whose product is MGRKSNRAKEKKQRRLEERAAMDAVCAKVEAANKLEDPLAAFPVFKKYDRNGLNLHIECRRVSSLDAGTVEWAYELTRANMQSLYEQSEWGWKEREKREEMKHERAWYLLARDPDSAPIAFSHFRFDVECGEEVLYCYEVQLESRVRRKGLGKFLIQILQLIANSTQMRKVTLTVFKHNLGAYQFFREALQFEIDDTSPSMSGCCGDDCTYEILSRRTKFGEAAGHGHTGGHCGGCCH